CGAAGCACCAAGGATAGCGGATTGCCCGGATGGGGCCGGTGCGCCGGACGCCGCGCTACACGGGCATGGCGGTGGTGCTCTTGACGGTGTCGAGCACGAAGCTGGTCTTGCAGTCCTGCACGCTCGGGTGCTTGAGCAGGGTTTCGAGCACGAAGCGGCTGTAGTGCCCCATGTCGCGCACCACCACGCGCAGCACGTAGTCCATCTCGCCGGTGAGCGAGACGCACTCGACCACTTCGGGCCAGGTCTGCACCGCCGCGCGGAACGCGTCCATGGGGCTGCGCTTGTGTACGTCGGTGTTTTTCTCCAGGCGCACCGTGAGGTAGGCCGCAAGCTGCAGCCCCACGGCCTGCGGGCGCACCAGCGCCACGTAGCGCGCGATGGTGCCGCTGTCCTCCAGGCGCTTGACGCGGCGCAGCACCGCGCTGGCCGACAGGCCCACCTGCTCGCCGATCACCTCATAGGTTTCGCGGCCGTTGTCCTGCAGCCGGCGCAAGATGGCGCGATCGAGCTTGTCCAGGGCGGGGGCGGAGTCGGTCATGGCCATCCTTCAAATGCATGCTGCGCAATGCCTTGATTTTGCGCAATTTTCTTGTGCGGCCCGGCGGGCAACTATCGATATTTGCACGAATACTGAGCACGCGGGAACCTACAGTTGCATAGTTGAGCCCGACTCTGTCAAGCTCTTTCATCAAGCAAATTGCAGGAGACCCGCATGACCGCCGCCATTCCCTCGTCCACCGCCCGCGAAGCCGCCAGCCTCGACAACCCCATGGGCTTGTGCGGCTTCGAGTTTGTCGAGTTCGCCTCGCCCACGCCGGGCGTGATCGAGCCGCTGTTCGAGAAGCTCGGTTTCTCGCCAGTGGCCAAGCACCGCTCCAAGGACGTGGTGCTCTACCGCCAGGGCGGCATCAATTTCATCCTCAACCGCGAGCCCAAGAGCCAGGCCGCCTACTTCGCCGCCGAGCACGGGCCGTCCGCCTGCGGCATGGCGTTTCGCGTCGAGAGCGCACCGCGCGCCTACAAGCGGGCGCTGGAGCTGGGCGCGCAGCCTATCGACATTCCCACCGGCCCGATGGAGCTGCGCCTGCCCGCGATCAAGGGCATAGGCGGCGCGCCGCTGTACCTGATTGACCGCTTTCGCGATGGCGAATCGATCTACGACATCGACTTTGAATGGCTGCCCGGCGCAGACCCGCACCCGCGCGGCCATGGCCTCAAGGAGATCGACCACCTCACGCACAACGTCTACCGCGGGCGCATGGGCTTCTGGGCCAACTACTACGAGCGCCTGTTCAACTTCCGCGAGAT
The DNA window shown above is from Comamonas sp. NLF-1-9 and carries:
- a CDS encoding Lrp/AsnC family transcriptional regulator, which translates into the protein MTDSAPALDKLDRAILRRLQDNGRETYEVIGEQVGLSASAVLRRVKRLEDSGTIARYVALVRPQAVGLQLAAYLTVRLEKNTDVHKRSPMDAFRAAVQTWPEVVECVSLTGEMDYVLRVVVRDMGHYSRFVLETLLKHPSVQDCKTSFVLDTVKSTTAMPV
- the hppD gene encoding 4-hydroxyphenylpyruvate dioxygenase produces the protein MTAAIPSSTAREAASLDNPMGLCGFEFVEFASPTPGVIEPLFEKLGFSPVAKHRSKDVVLYRQGGINFILNREPKSQAAYFAAEHGPSACGMAFRVESAPRAYKRALELGAQPIDIPTGPMELRLPAIKGIGGAPLYLIDRFRDGESIYDIDFEWLPGADPHPRGHGLKEIDHLTHNVYRGRMGFWANYYERLFNFREIRYFDIQGEYTGLTSKAMTAPDGKIRIPLNEEAHQGGGQIEEFLMQFNGEGIQHIAMSCDNIIEVVDRLQMAGIPTPPAPNQAYYDMLAERLPGHGQPVAELQARGILLDGSTAGGQPRLLLQIFSTPILGPVFFEFIQRKGDEGFGEGNFKALFESIERDQVQRGVVGKQEA